One Pomacea canaliculata isolate SZHN2017 linkage group LG9, ASM307304v1, whole genome shotgun sequence DNA segment encodes these proteins:
- the LOC112572049 gene encoding general transcription factor II-I repeat domain-containing protein 2-like produces the protein MFDRIKSFRCKLTLWATQLADGNLAHFSFLQSITVEPQRLKDYVDILSRLLEDFEHGCQQLTSLQPQFVLVATPFAVDVKNVPEEVQMELLDLQCDTVLKQKYVDVGVPDFYQFLPRENFPNLFCTAARILAMFGSTYVYEQFFCRMKINKTALRSRLTDEHLRATLRLATTRDFRPDFRSGLCQTISAEWTET, from the coding sequence ACCGCATCAAATCATTCAGATGCAAGCTGACTTTGTGGGCCACTCAGCTGGCAGATGGAAACCTggctcatttctcttttctacagaGCATAACGGTTGAACCACAGCGCCTGAAAGACTACGTAGACATCCTCTCCAGACTACTGGAAGATTTTGAACACGGTTGTCAGCAACTCACTTCTCTCCAACCACAGTTTGTCCTTGTTGCCACTCCGTTCGCAGTTGATGTGAAAAACGTTCCGGAGGAAGTCCAGATGGAACTACTGgacctgcagtgtgacactGTTCTGAAGCAAAAATACGTTGATGTTGGAGTTCCAGATTTCTACCAGTTTCTTCCTAGAGAGaattttccaaacttattcTGCACAGCTGCTAGAATTCTAGCGATGTTTGGGAGTACGTACGTTTACGAACAGTTTTTCTGCagaatgaagatcaacaaaacagcatTACGATCAAGACTGACTGATGAGCATCTGAGAGCAACCTTGCGGCTTGCCACTACACGCGACTTCAGGCCTGACTTCAGGTCTGGTCTCTGCCAAACGATCTCAGCTGAGTGGACAGAAACATGA
- the LOC112572586 gene encoding tenascin-X-like: MQAILLVTVFSCLLAAVAAIDPGAVGGTCLPNDKCTDGTSVCESNTCRIKAGAACTSSPTNCVSQSTCNTKCTCNTGFTEQSTGLCTAAAGAVAGAVGGTCLTGGTCTEGTSVCESNTCKIKAGATCTASPTQCVSQSTCSTTCNCDSGYNQQSTGLCKAPSVAGAVGGPCLTGSACTDGTSVCESSVCKIKAGATCTAPTTDCVSQSTCFNNKCTCGTGYTAESTGVCSRDLKGGVALQSVSSSLLIGSIITCLVTLSLP, encoded by the exons ATGCAGGCGATACTCCTAGTGACTgtcttctcctgtcttcttgcgGCTG tGGCAGCTATAGACCCAGGAGCGGTTGGCGGAACTTGCCTTCCAAATGATAAGTGCACGGACGGAACTTCAGTGTGCGAATCAAATACATGCA GGATAAAAGCTGGAGCGGCCTGTACTTCATCTCCCACTAACTGTGTTTCACAGTCGACCTGCAACACAAAGTGCACGTGTAACACCGGCTTCACTGAACAATCGACCGGATTATGTA ctgcagctgcaggtgCAGTCGCCGGAGCGGTTGGCGGGACTTGCCTTACAGGTGGTACGTGCACTGAAGGAACTTCAGTGTGCGAATCAAATACATGCA AGATCAAAGCTGGAGCGACATGTACTGCATCACCCACTCAGTGTGTTTCACAGTCGACCTGCTCTACGACCTGCAACTGTGACAGCGGCTACAATCAACAATCGACTGGACTATGTA aGGCCCCCTCAGTCGCCGGAGCCGTGGGTGGGCCTTGTTTAACAGGTTCTGCTTGCACTGACGGAACTTCAGTGTGCGAATCAAGTGTTTGCA AGATCAAAGCTGGAGCCACCTGTACTGCACCTACCACTGACTGTGTTTCCCAGTCGACCTGCTTCAACAACAAGTGCACGTGTGGTACAGGGTACACTGCAGAATCGACTGGCGTTTGCAGTAGGGATCTCAAAG GCGGAGTTGCTCTCCAGTCTGTGTCCTCCTCGCTCCTCATCGGCAGCATCATCACGTGTTTGGTGACCTTGAGTCTGCCATGA